A window of the Rhodoferax sp. GW822-FHT02A01 genome harbors these coding sequences:
- a CDS encoding cytosine permease, which produces MATTTTGTSSGSTNYALGSLPASERVFSWHEHASLWFSLGVGLLVMQMGAYLVPAVGTRDAAIAILLGTAVGAGLLAWTAKLGADSGLTSAGLMHKTYGHWFARLPVFLNIAQLIGWTTFELVIMRDGTLAILKQSLGLPLEGWVGNAATTLLWGAVLTLLLAGSMTQLVRKIIGRYGLPLVLLSLLWLSWQFGGKVQSHGFAAFMDRAGDGSMGLLAAMDLVIAMPVSWLPLVADYARFGKSGRGAFSGTWVGYAVANVWCYALGVMVASVSAPDADLVGTLLLAQGGLIALSLILVDEIDNAYGDVYSGAVSTHSLLPKWSIRTWGMLLAVLCTVLALVLPMHDLEPFLLMLSSVFVPLYGVILGRLGFAETRGSSGVKVDFVAAGIWIAGIVVFQVLTNLAPQWGATLPTLLLTGVLAVVTRKP; this is translated from the coding sequence ATGGCAACGACAACTACCGGCACTTCGTCCGGATCTACCAATTACGCATTGGGCAGCCTGCCCGCCAGTGAGCGCGTCTTCAGCTGGCATGAGCATGCTTCGCTCTGGTTCAGCCTGGGGGTGGGCCTGCTGGTGATGCAAATGGGCGCCTATCTGGTGCCCGCTGTAGGCACGCGTGATGCGGCTATTGCCATCTTGCTGGGTACCGCCGTGGGTGCAGGCCTGCTGGCCTGGACTGCCAAGCTGGGCGCGGACAGCGGCCTCACCAGCGCGGGCCTGATGCACAAGACCTACGGTCACTGGTTTGCCCGGCTGCCGGTGTTTCTCAATATCGCGCAACTGATCGGCTGGACCACGTTCGAGCTGGTCATCATGCGCGATGGCACCTTGGCCATTCTCAAACAGTCCCTGGGGTTGCCGCTCGAAGGCTGGGTGGGCAACGCGGCGACCACGCTGTTGTGGGGCGCGGTGCTGACGCTGCTGCTGGCCGGGTCCATGACCCAGCTGGTGCGCAAGATCATCGGCCGCTATGGCCTGCCGCTGGTGCTGCTGTCGCTGCTGTGGCTGAGCTGGCAGTTTGGTGGCAAGGTGCAGTCACACGGATTCGCTGCCTTCATGGACCGCGCGGGTGACGGCAGCATGGGCCTGCTTGCTGCCATGGATCTGGTCATTGCCATGCCGGTGTCGTGGTTGCCGCTGGTGGCGGACTATGCACGCTTTGGCAAGAGCGGACGCGGTGCCTTCTCGGGTACCTGGGTCGGCTACGCGGTGGCCAATGTCTGGTGCTACGCGCTGGGTGTGATGGTGGCCAGTGTGTCGGCCCCCGACGCCGATCTGGTGGGCACCTTGCTGCTGGCGCAAGGCGGCCTGATTGCGCTGAGCCTGATCCTGGTCGACGAAATCGACAACGCCTATGGCGATGTGTATTCCGGCGCGGTTTCCACCCACAGCCTATTACCCAAGTGGTCCATCCGCACCTGGGGCATGCTGCTGGCGGTGCTGTGCACCGTGCTGGCACTGGTGCTGCCCATGCACGACCTGGAGCCTTTCCTGCTGATGCTCAGCTCCGTGTTCGTGCCACTGTATGGCGTGATCCTGGGGCGCCTGGGCTTTGCAGAAACCCGGGGTAGCTCGGGCGTGAAGGTGGATTTTGTCGCCGCCGGCATCTGGATCGCAGGCATTGTCGTGTTCCAGGTGTTGACGAATTTGGCGCCGCAGTGGGGTGCCACCTTGCCCACCCTGCTGCTGACCGGCGTGCTGGCGGTCGTGACCCGCAAACCCTGA